The sequence CGTCACCTACAGCATTCTATTCGTTTCCATAGTGACTGCTACACATTTCGATATTTGGCCCAGAACTGTTCTGCTCAACATTGTCCATTACCTGTCTTAGACCACCTACGCTAGTGACAAGTGGTATTTACTGATTTAATACAAATACtgccttttttatataaaattactgGTCATGTGTTTACTTCCATAGTGAAAAAGGGATCATGATGTCGGTTAACGACCAGTACAGGCATGGTTTTATACCCAGTACCTTTCTTGGCCCAGATTGGCTAAAACATGTCCCCCGCTTGTTGGGTCCTAAGAATGCTGACAAGAACCTCGGATCCAAAAATCGAGTCCAATTTAAAGGCTTTGTAGGGTTGGTCGGGGCATTGGTTGGTTGGTTTTAATGGCCATGACCTAATTTTTCTCATAAATTACAGGCTAggtttaaaatacagaaaaaaacccatattCTCTTTTTTGTCGTCCACTTTACGTGTAATTATCAGTTGTTAAGTATTGTCCCAGAGGCCGGATGATTGACAGCTGTCCCGGCCCTTCAGTGGCCTCCATAACACCACTGGTCAACTAATGTTCTCAGGTACATCTAAAGGTAACTTACGGCTACCACCCAGCAAGTATCGTATCGACAGGTCATTAAATATTGTACatattataaattgtatttaacgTTTCAAGATTATTCATCTGGAGTGATAAGAGAAACACAATCAAAGCTCATCATCAAGCAATGACTGCGTTATTGATGCCCTAAGATCTTCGTTGgacataatgtatatttttactgaCCATCTGGTGAATTTCCTACTTGGTAGCAACAATAATTACATGCGtagaatttctaaaaaaaataatgtatttcaagACTGATACCAAGGGGCACTCGATGTTAACGTTGTACCTGGGCTTGGTCAACCCAATAACTAGTATCAGATTACACATATTTTGTGATGTTTCCTTTCTTAAAGACAGCTCTAGTTTTTGCAGAATgcaatgttttcaggcagctgcatattagtcgTTTTTATGAGTTCGATAGAATGAATGAGTCATCAGTCCATGGGACTTCCCCATTAAACGGGCATTGGCAGTCAAATATCTAGATAAAGATCACCCATTGTCTTTCCAATTAACATACCATGGAGTGTGGAGAAAGGATATTTCAGGGTTTTGGTACATTGGTTGCAATTAAAGGTAAAACTGAAGAAATACAGAATGGATGTTCAAACAGCTGGTACGCATTCTACCCAGAAGACagttggggtttatttactaaatgttAGATTGtagacaggcccggactggccatctggcacactgggcaaatgccgtTGGCCGACATACTCCCCTGATCGGCCGCTCCAatggcagatcaggtgctgcagaCACTGCATGCCGCATGAGCATAAATCCAGCCGTTGGCCACACTTATGACTGGGTCTTCCAAGGCCACCTCATCAACCCCAGTCCGGCTCTGTTTGCATCTGGCCAGCCAAAATGTTCGATTACTGAGATTAATAACGCTAAATAATTGTTTAACGCTTGGTGTTCCGGCATAACGCATTGCTTATCACTCTGGCGTTTAAACAGTTGACGTACTTTTGCATGTACTTCCTTAAAATCGCTGTGCGAGGTTTGCCGAAGTTAACTATTCATGGAATGAGGAACTAGGATACTTTCTTGAGGTGTAAGAACTTTCATTAAATAATCAGCGAATGAATAATTTTGTGAATCCAGGTTGGTGTCAGCCTCGTAAACTGAGATCCCGTTCACTAATGGCCTGGAGGTAAAACGTTTTAAGAAGTATCACTGTTTATTAAAAGGATTTTTAGGAAGTACAGTAGGTGTGACAGGTAAAGAAACCCCGTCATAGGAAGACCACATAGTACTATCTACATACGTTTATTGGGGTTAAAgtcataattaaaatatgtttaggtaaaatattcattattcatatatttgtgAATTCTTAAGGGTCTGCGAGTCCCAAAAAGATTTCATCACTTTTATAATAGCCAACTGACCAGTAGAGGATATGTTTCAATCACCTCTATGGGAGGTCTCGCCAACTGCCCCATGGGTCTCTCAGAGATCTTGGGTCGCACCACAAGCTTTTGTAATTTGTAAAGCTGTCTGCCAAGTGTCTCGAGTACTTATAGGCATGATTTACACTCTAACTGGATCATTTCTTTGCTCCTTTTAAGATGTTCTATGCATTCCCATTTGGGTTATTCACATCATACATGTGTACGTCATGTGAGTTGTTTGGCAGATTAGCTTTGGGCCATGTGACTGGGCTTGTCAATTTGGTTGAACCTTTCCAGCCCTCGCCAGATCCCACATTGGGAGTAACTGGTCAGATACCTTGTGGCTTTTAAAAAATTCAGAGATCTAGAACCAATGGCTTGGCTGAAGCTCTATCACAAGATGGCCAATAGTTCTAAATCTCCAGGGACTTCGTGGTCCAGTCTAGGTTGATTATGCAGATCTTTCTTCGCCGATCCCCTTGCCAGGTCCACTTTAGACCACAGGAGGTTCGTTTTGAAGAACAATTGCCCCATCCCTTGGAGAAAGCTTTGTCTACTTATGTATCGACCCATCTTTGTTTTGCAGAAGAGAGTTACTACGTGGTGCTCTGGGCGTGTGGACTCAGTAGGACTTACACATAGACAGCTCAACCCTTCTCTAAGGAGATGCTCACAGggtcggcccttcataatgtataatcaagtctgaattttttttttgttttcagaaatCACGTCTGAGTTGGTGCTCACATTTGAAAGGCTTGGGGCGCCCCCTACTGATATAACAATCCCTGACACCTACGAAAAGCTTTTGCATACCCGCATTCAGTCATTAAAACGACTTCATGGAAACGGACATTGGTGGCAGCACTTGTGGTTACTTTCATTAAAGTGTTGTGTACTTACTAACTTTTATCTAGGAATCTGTTCTTGCAGCGAGTACAGAGTGTGGAGGGgtatgttatttcattatttccagGACAGCTAGTAGATGAGaccgtcctgaaaaaaacaaaacatagtactgttggcagctatggatTATGGAGGACCAACCCTGGTGAGTTTCTCCATAAgtcatatttaaagggacactttcgTGTCCCATAGAGGCACTATAAAGGGCATAGGAAGCACTTTAATTACATGCGGTAGCCTGCAGAAAATAAAGGTATTTataagaagctgcagcttcagagctACAGCGCATCATCCCTCTGCTGTCAAGTTTTCATGCTGTTTTTTggatgcttgaagcagccaatcagtggcgagaATGAGTTCCTATTAAAATCAACTCTTGTTAGAACCCCCCGGATCTCTCGGATGAGCCAGCATTAATGATTGTGGTCACTGGCGACGTGTTCCCTCAACACATCTCCAGCAAGCCAATGAGCTGGGGAGTGGGGTAAGAGGACAACTGTATAGGCGGCATTGCGCTGAAACCCTTTCTGTATTTGCAAACggaaaacaaaaagataatCTGATGGGACGCGCCCGCCttcatatgaactttaatgGATATGGTagttgagaggtccctttaaagttCCATGttgtcccttttgcaaatgtatgcagagattctgcagaatccccccaaacGCATTTGCCCCCTTCCTGAGGACTTTGATAATCATTCATCCTTAGAGAGGCTGTTAGGGCAGAagggttgctcgtgaagttttcatcaatcgctcggcgcccctcactgtccgtgactccgtcgcggtgccggcatttcatgttgagcgccggaatatgacatcatattgcggccctcaacatgaaatgccggcaccgcgccAGAGCGgcaagacggatgcctcccgctcccaccgcaggactctggcaacaaggtaagtagagtagatagaaggggcagaggggggggtagtgagaagagggggccagaggagtagttggtCGGCTCTAGTCTAATCTGGCTTCTATGTTTCCACATttgcagagtaggtggaactgcagctttaGGTGCGCAGGCCCCCGCGTTAAGACAGCTCAGCTCCTAAAGCAATGCAGGGGGTAACTAAGGACGCCGCAGACTGCGCGGCACATAGGTGTCCGCAAGGTGCCGGTCACAACGGTTACAGCAAATAAAAGGTCTACATGCAAATGCATTGAAAATACACCTCTCTGGAATTAATTCGCTGTATGAGAAGCATAAACGTAGAACTAATTATTGAaattgtttgtattatttagTCAGGCGTTATCAGGACGAGCCACGGTTGCTAGGGTCCTCGGCGGCCATCTTGTTCCCGCTTGGCGGATGAATGAATAGTCAGCAGAGGCTCCCTAAGGAAGAGTCTCGTCCATCCGTCTCCATCCTCCGCTCTCCAGTCATGGAGCGTTCTGCCATCCGCCTTCTCTTTACCCTGGTCGCCCTAGCTTCCTTCTGCCGGGCTCAAGACCTAATCAACGAGGATGTCAAGCGCACCGTGGACCTCAGTAGCCACCTAGCCAAAGTGACGGCCGAGGTTACCCTCTTCAACCCTGGACCAGGATCCGCTCACTCCTTCCTGGTGGCTCTGGAGCCCGAGCTGGCCGACCATTTGGCTTTCATTTGGGTCAGTATATCCAGGCTGGCTGGGCCTTTGTCTAGTGCTAGGCCTTGTCCCCTGATTTCTATGTAGCATCCTGCTGGGTGATCTGCCCAGGTACCTGTCAGATGGGCCAACAAACATCTATGGATATTATAGAAGCGGCTGCCGTTCCTGTAGGGGGTTTAATCCAGGAGCAAGTAGAATAACTATTGATCATGAAGAATGGGCTGATCAGAATTCTATAAGTGAATGAATGATAGTACTTTGTATTATCTGGTAGAGCTGTCGGGggctgtatgtgtatatattaatcACTGTGCAATGTATCTGATCATGGAGTGTTCTGGGAGACATTCTAAAGTTTAATGGGCAGTCTGAGGTTTTTCTGCAGCCATTGTGTGCACGGATTGGATGGCAGTTGCCTGTCTCTTCCGCATCGGGCTCCTGCTCTGTAGATTTCTGACACGTAAGCACAAGCAGCTCCACTCACTCCCAGCAGCAGAGTAACAGACAGGGCCAAGTCCCTCAACTTCCTGCACAACCAGCcttcaaataaaactttattaaacctttacacacagacataccTGGGTCTTTATCCAGATAGGAACAATTACATATTGGAGTTTTGCTTTTTAATGTACTGGGGCACTGCCCTCCAGAACTGTTCTAAAGTGTGATCAAAGCTCTAAGCTTTGAGGTTTTTAAAGCAAACATTCTTGCAGCTATTTTAAGCTTATTCATTGGGAATTGAGTTAACCAGTAGTAACTCAATAGTGTCATGTTCCATTAAATGTCAATGTAATGTACAAAGGCTACCTATAACTAGACGTGTTGTAGGTTTTTCCCCTTTggtctttttcttttgtgttgcaCGTAACGGTGCTTTCAATGGGTCTTTAACATGTCATGCTGCAATAAGGTGGCGTTGAACTAAAGCACATCTTAGAAGTCTAAAGACCTAACTTTGTGCAAGTTGAGGTCCTATCATTGTTCTTATTTGAATAGTGAATGATTTCAATTGAATGTTTggtgcatttgtttaaaaaaatatatactgcgTAATAGTAAGGCGTACACTTATTATTAGAGGTATACTACtgaatttgtgtgaaagaactATGTGCATCTAGTGAAATGGTGATTTGGCTCTAGGCTCACAGGCTTAGGTATGACCAgtgaatacaatatataatgctGGAGGAAATCCCCCCCCTTTACATAGTAGAAATCATgatatatttattggtttattccCTAAAGAGGGGTTTGCaaaagttaaccccttagtgGTCTCGGTCCTTGTTGCATTCTGTCACTATATTGTCACCAAATATTGTGAATCATCGGCAGGCAATAATGTGTTTTCCTTTCAACAGGTGAAGAGTGAAGATGAGGAAGGATTTCCAGAAATCGAGGAAGCAAAAACTAAAGGGAAAGAGTAAGTATCATCTCTGAACGGCGCGATGTGGCAGCGGAATAATTACGGGGAAGGGCTTTATAAGTTGCAATAAAGGTGGCCGGAGCAACCGAACTACTGCACCCCTGTTACTCGTGCGGGGAATTATCTCAAGGGAAGTTCATTTTGTCTTCTGAGTTCCTGATCTTTTTGCTCCTAGGGTTTGCACATTATAAATGTGAATTTATGTGTAGCTGATGTGCTTgtttgtcttttgtttttttgacagAGGAAAACAATACACAGTGAAGTTAGTATCCTCCATTGCCCAAGGAGCCAAAGCCAAAGTGACCATTGAAATGGTCTTCACACATGTACTCCAGCCGTACCCAACGCAGATCACACAGGCAGAGAAACAGTTTGTGGTCTTTGAAGGAAGCCATTACTTCTACTCCCCCTACTTAACAAAAACCCAAACCACTCGTGTCAAACTGGCCTCCAGAAACGTTGAAAGCTACACTAAGTTGGGCAACCCTTCCCGTTCTGAGGATGTTATTGAATACGgaccatttaaaaatattcctgGATGGAGTCAGGTCAGTTATCTTTAAAGCCGAATGTGTCTCTTTAAGTTCAGGTTGTATGAATATTAGCatatattgttctttttaaGAGATTGGGATATTCACCAGTTTATTTCAACAACATTTATGTCAATTATAGGATCCCTTAAAGGTTCACTATGAAAACAACAGCCCCTTTCTGACCATTACCAGCATGACGCGTGTCATCGAAGTCTCTCATTGGGGAAATATTGCAGTAGAGGAGACCATTGATATAAAGCACACTGGAGCCGATTTGAAAGGCCCGTTTTCTAGATATGATTACCAGAGGCAGCCGGACAGCGGGATTTCATCAGTCAAATCGTTTAAAGTATGTAACATTCAAgcattattttgtgtgtatgtcaTTGGATGGTTTTTGTAGGTTAAAGGTACAGACTAAGTTACTTTTCACAATGCTTATGAATATCAAACTCTTTGGTTGGCTTGGATTCTGAGGTTTAGCAGCTGTGATGCTCTATCTGCTGTTGCCCTTTGTCTGGATCTCTTCCTGTGAGAAGCAATACATCTGCAAAAAGTGAGCCATGGGAGACCTTTTAATGTAGGGTCttacaagtgtgtgtgtggtaatAGATGATCTTGCAGTTATCTGGGACTGTGTATACGTAGGGCAAGTAATGATCTTTGTAATTATAAAACCATTTGTCTTATTTCACTCAGACCATTCTTCCAGCCGCCGCTCAAGACGTGTACTACAGGGACGAGATAGGTAACATCTCTACCAGCCATCTACTTATCCTCGATGACTCCGTGGAGATGGAGAtacggcccaggttcccccttTTCGGAGGCTGGAAAACTCATTACCTTATTGGTTACAATTTACCAAGCTATGAGTACCTTTACAATCTTGGTGAGTGTTTGCTGTAGTTTAGCCTTTTTGAAGTACTTTTTGATCTGTTCTTTAATTTTAAAACTCCAGCCGTGGAATAGTTGGCCAATTATGACACAGTTTAGTTAATAATGGTTTTGTTAAGAAGTAAGCATAATTTATTATTGAGTTGCTTCCTTTCACCAGTTGTGTGACCACTGGAGGGGTTTCTGTCTTTGTAGGTGATCAGTACGCCTTGAAGATGAGGCTTATTGACCATGTTTTTGATGACCAGTTAGTGGATTCATTAACTGTGAAGATCATCCTCCCAGAAGGAGCCAAGTAAGTACCTTCTGTAACTAAAATGCTTTTAGTATCTTAAACAGATGGTgacaataaattaaaacaagatGCTCTACCCTGTATATTCTCTATTAAAACCCCTTgtaactttcttttttcttcttaaatgtTTGACCCAATTTTGCAATGTATCTAATCTGGGCTGAGCTAATAAGGACTCTCTTGtctcttttttcctcttgtAATAATTTTACTCATCCTGTTTACAGAAACATCCAGGTGGATAACCCCTACGACATAAACCGTGCACCCGATGAACTGCACTACACCTACTTAGATACTTTTGGCCGCCCAGTGATTGTTGCGCACAAGAACAATCTGGTTGAACAGCACATTCAGGACATCGTGGTGCACTATACATTCAACAAGATCTTGATGTTACAGGAACCTTTACTGGTTGTGGGTGCCTTCTACATCCTGTTCTTTACAGTCATTCTGTACGTGAGGTTGGATTTCTCCATCACCAAGGTACATATACGCACATAGCTCTTCTGCTCAGGGGAGTAGATTACAGTAGGAATGGAGTACGTGTTCGtttgctgaacacatctctCGCGTTGCATCTAGCTAGAGGCGTGGGGAATGGATATGGAGGGGTTCTGGAGAATACTGTGGGTGTATGCAGCGCTTAGAGCAAAGGTAGTGAACGGTTGGCTTCCTATCTGTTATTGAATCACTACTCCTTTACTCACAGCCATATATTTGTTGGAAATGCTTATAGTTGcagttattaatttttttttattttttttttctctggatgATAACGTCTTTAAATGGAGCAGCTGGCATACTAAAATTGTAAACAAGCTAGAACAGTTATTCAGCTTATTCATTAAACGTCATATTATCTGTTCTAGGACCCTGCTGTTGAAGCCAGAATGAAAGCTGCCTGCATCACAGAGCAAATTCTTACCCTGGTCAACAAGAGGCTTAGAATCTATCGCCAATTTGATGAagccattaataaatataagcaGTCTCGGGACATCTCCACCGCTAACAGCGCCAAGAAAACACTGGAGATGGAACACAAAAACCTCACCAACGAAATTGCCTCCCTGCAGTCAAAGCTTAAAGCTGAAGGCTCGGACCTGTGCGATAAAGTAAgtcattctttttttcctcctcacCCTGTCTAAATGTCCTGGGGCCCTTAAAAAAGACCCACTGTTTTCATAATACTGGCTGTGTAGATGACCGTTTCATGGGGATTTGTTCATCAATTTTAGAGCTGAACATGAAGCCAGCAAATATTAAACCAAAAGAATATGAATCTGATTTAAATGTTTACTTTGATTTCAAAGGTAGGGGAGATTCAGAAGCTGGATAGTCAGGTGAAGGAAATTGCATTGAAGTCCTCGGCAGAAGCTGAGCGTCTGGTTGCTGGAAAGCTGAAGAAGGAAACCTATATAGAGAATGAGAAGCAACATACAAGCAAGAGGCAGGAGCTGATCAACAAAATTGACAACATTCTCGACGCATTGTAATGAGAAAATAcagaatgttattttttgtgagATTAAGGCACAACTACGTGTAACGCACGCTTGAGCCAAACTGAagctcttttttgttttggggttttatgtttttggtaatgtttttttttttttttctttcttctgtgtgGGCCCTTTAAGCCTTGGTAATCGGCTCTTATTCCACTGCCATCACTAGTTCTACCACTAGTTAATAGCGCCTTATTCAAAGATAACCGAGTTAtcaatatgaaaattagttattGCATAGCCAAAGATCTTAAAGTCTTCTGGCTGAACATGCCCACAGAAGGGTGATTTATTGTGTTTGGAAAGATGGTGTTACAAGGGATTAAAGTAGGATTTTATAATACTTTCACGCCTGTTGTAATTATACAATATATCATGAGATCTGCAAATTAAGTTGTCCCCTTTTGATTGGATATGTGTAACTGCTCTTTGAACAGAAGGTTTTTGTATACAAAATTTTGAGCAaggcagggatttttttttcttactcctAAATCGTTAACGGTAGAGTTTTTACACTTGCGCATCACAGCCTTTCCATTAAAAGGAGAAGAGAATGATTGTACGATGCTAAATCCACTGTATTTTTGTGACCAAAAGATAATAAACAAGGGATTGTGGAAGaaatgttttgtgttgttttgccAACAGATAACCATTGGAGTCTTGGACAAAGTGGAAACgtttattcacaaaatataTCTGGGCAGACAAGCCTGAGATTTGGGGGGGTGGATAAGGAACAAAGCAATTGTTCCTTGCTGCCACCAAGGGGCACATAAACCATACATTTAAAGTGACCACACAGGTATATTAAAGGGAGTCTCCCTTCAACATCACAAGATGCTGGCAAGTATGGTGGATCTGGCGTTTTCCAAATGCATCATGAATTTAGGGGAAAACCTTTCCTGTGCTAGCTTCTGAGAAATATTTAGTTAACGGGGTTTATAgcaaatttttaaatatttctgctcAATGGCGGCATTGTGCTGATCGAAAACACTTGGAAGTGGTGttcttgtttattacattttatttatagagcaccataAGCTTCTGTAGCCCCTATTACAACGTgagaatacaaaaacatttgcaCTCATTAAATACTGGTAGCGTATCTCAAAGGCAGGGCCGTCTTCTCATTACAGTCGATTACGTGGTTGAAGGGGCAATCTGATAGAAAGCCaggatgatttgattgtagCGCATAAGTCAGCGATGTGACAAAGTTCATTTGCGCCAAAGATGACATGAGGTGGTGTCTTGGTGAAACTTTCAAAAAGGAGAGTCCGCTGTGGTTTAATCAAAGAACTGTTCTGACAGGCACTTTGTGCAGTgggacacggggggggggggttgcgggGGGAGTTGGCTTTATTGCCCGAGAGGTTAATCTACCCCCCACAGTTTTGTACCGTAGGTCTAGGACAGGATACGTcgctatatgtgtgtgtatatatatatatatatacggtaaagagagccctgctcaggAATGTTACATGTTAATCTTCTGCACAGGACACTGTATTTAACCTACGCTTTAATAACTGTTCAGTTTTTAAGACGGCAGGCTTGAGAACCGTTCTGTCCTGTGGGTACCATCGGTTTGATAGGAACTAATTATGTTGCTGTGCATTTCTGGGGAGTAAACTTTAGCAGCGCACACTTCCTTTAattcaaataaaagataatttccTTTTGTTAGCAGCAGCCTGTAGCTTATATGTTGGTGAAACCTTGGTGTAGCGTGACCACAAAGCTGCCTCCCACCTCTTGGTGATGGAGCGGCGGGAATAATCTATCATTCTGCTGTCACATGAAACATCTCCCTGTTTATTTTTCACAATTCAACCTTTCTTACTTCTATCCACTAGAGGGCGCTGATCCCAAACAAATTGCCATTGGCTATTGTTATAGGCTCTCTATGCAATTATTTCAacaaattagaaacaaaatcatTTGAAAGATTGACATCACAGAGCAGTACGGTGAAACGCATCACTAACGCAGCCTCTTTAATGTCATTGCTTTAAGATGATGCATTTATAATTAGTTTCCGGATCCCTACTGTACGGTAGTAAGGCTGTTATTGTGTAGTTCTGATATAACTGCTGTATTagacaatgttaaaaaaaaaaaaaatcacgtcatttcttgctgtttctatacacattattgttacttttagggctgtagaaccctgtgataccctcatacccagcaaacattctgagggcATAGAAAAGAagagcatcaggggaggaaagagggacacttttggtTGAAAAGAGGGACtgactttacaaaaaaaaaaaggacatttgggAGTATGGCCACGTAAACATAACAGATGATCCGGTATATCAGACGCTATATCCTCTTACTCTATGATAAATTCCTTTCCAGAACAGCATGTCCTGGTTGCAAACACTCACATACCTTCCTGTGTACACACATCAGCTATAGTGACAAGTGCAGAACAAACAGTGGCCCCGCACTAAATGTTTAGCCAGGTCCTCTCAAGCAGATGTGCGCACAATAGCCGCTCACAGCACACTCTGATAAACCTAGCAGGTCACACACAGGTTCCACAGAAGACAATACAATCCAAGGGGCAGCCATTTACGGTTTGTGTGCTCAGCCAAAGGTGTCTATTTCACACTATATCTCTTTACACCTTTAAATGCTTAACAGACACCGGGTCATTTCCTCCACCTCCTCTCTTCTAGCTTTGTTG is a genomic window of Spea bombifrons isolate aSpeBom1 chromosome 6, aSpeBom1.2.pri, whole genome shotgun sequence containing:
- the RPN1 gene encoding dolichyl-diphosphooligosaccharide--protein glycosyltransferase subunit 1; amino-acid sequence: MNSQQRLPKEESRPSVSILRSPVMERSAIRLLFTLVALASFCRAQDLINEDVKRTVDLSSHLAKVTAEVTLFNPGPGSAHSFLVALEPELADHLAFIWVKSEDEEGFPEIEEAKTKGKEGKQYTVKLVSSIAQGAKAKVTIEMVFTHVLQPYPTQITQAEKQFVVFEGSHYFYSPYLTKTQTTRVKLASRNVESYTKLGNPSRSEDVIEYGPFKNIPGWSQDPLKVHYENNSPFLTITSMTRVIEVSHWGNIAVEETIDIKHTGADLKGPFSRYDYQRQPDSGISSVKSFKTILPAAAQDVYYRDEIGNISTSHLLILDDSVEMEIRPRFPLFGGWKTHYLIGYNLPSYEYLYNLGDQYALKMRLIDHVFDDQLVDSLTVKIILPEGAKNIQVDNPYDINRAPDELHYTYLDTFGRPVIVAHKNNLVEQHIQDIVVHYTFNKILMLQEPLLVVGAFYILFFTVILYVRLDFSITKDPAVEARMKAACITEQILTLVNKRLRIYRQFDEAINKYKQSRDISTANSAKKTLEMEHKNLTNEIASLQSKLKAEGSDLCDKVGEIQKLDSQVKEIALKSSAEAERLVAGKLKKETYIENEKQHTSKRQELINKIDNILDAL